One window of Mesorhizobium sp. PAMC28654 genomic DNA carries:
- a CDS encoding TetR/AcrR family transcriptional regulator — protein sequence MANKRIERRTDALSKERIVEAAIEILDTEGESALTFRALAARLATGAGAIYWHVADKNELLAAATIDIIARAMTGVASDAEPRETIRAIALGLFDAIDAHPWAGAQLSREPFEPAMLLVSEGIGGQLQALGVPEQQRFNAWSTLVSYILGAAGQNAANARRLPRDTDRSAFLGSVAAQWARLDPEQYPFVRQLATQLREHDDREQFLAGIDLILAGIATVR from the coding sequence ATGGCGAACAAGCGAATCGAACGGCGCACGGACGCGCTCTCAAAGGAACGGATCGTCGAGGCCGCGATCGAGATCCTCGACACCGAGGGCGAGAGCGCCCTCACCTTCCGCGCGCTGGCGGCCCGCCTGGCAACCGGGGCCGGTGCGATCTACTGGCACGTCGCCGACAAGAACGAGCTGCTCGCGGCGGCCACCATCGACATCATCGCTCGAGCCATGACTGGCGTGGCCAGCGATGCGGAGCCTAGGGAGACGATCCGTGCCATTGCGCTTGGCCTGTTCGACGCGATCGACGCACATCCCTGGGCCGGCGCCCAGCTTTCCCGCGAGCCGTTTGAACCCGCCATGCTGCTTGTATCCGAAGGCATAGGCGGCCAGCTCCAGGCGCTCGGCGTTCCCGAACAACAGCGGTTCAACGCCTGGTCAACGCTCGTCAGCTATATCCTCGGCGCCGCCGGACAAAACGCCGCGAACGCCCGCCGCCTCCCACGCGACACGGATCGCTCGGCGTTCCTCGGCAGCGTCGCCGCGCAGTGGGCTCGGCTCGACCCCGAGCAGTACCCGTTCGTGCGCCAGCTGGCGACGCAACTGCGCGAGCACGACGACCGCGAGCAATTCCTGGCCGGCATCGACCTCATTCTGGCCGGCATCGCAACCGTTCGATAG
- a CDS encoding FAD-dependent oxidoreductase, whose translation MTPPVTIIGAGLGGLTLARVLHVHGIAATIYEAEPSAEARTQGGQLDIHEYNGQVALEAAGLFDAFRAIIHEGGQASRVLDQHGAVLFEELDDGTGGRPEVLRGDLRRILIESLPAHTIQWGKKLAGVAALGFGRHELTFADGSTVSTELLVGADGAWSKVRPLLSDAKPEYVGASFIETYLYDADVRHPAAAEAAGSGALFALAPGKGISAHREAGGVLHTYVQLKRPAAWFTGIDFSDARAASARIAAEFDGWAPALTALITDGETPPVLRTINALPNSHRWDRVPGVTLLGDAAHLAPPAGEGANLAMFDGAELAKAIAAHPDDIEVALTAYEAAMFPRSEAEAVDAHQILDLCIGERAPFGLVDFFARASKGETKGAARS comes from the coding sequence ATGACACCCCCAGTCACGATCATCGGTGCGGGGCTTGGCGGCCTCACGCTGGCACGCGTCCTCCACGTCCACGGCATTGCCGCGACGATCTACGAGGCCGAGCCCTCGGCCGAGGCCCGCACGCAGGGCGGACAGCTCGACATTCACGAATACAACGGGCAAGTCGCGCTCGAAGCGGCCGGCCTCTTCGACGCGTTCCGTGCCATCATCCACGAGGGCGGCCAGGCTTCGCGCGTGCTCGACCAGCACGGTGCGGTGCTGTTCGAAGAGCTCGATGACGGCACCGGTGGGCGTCCCGAAGTTCTGCGCGGCGATCTCAGGCGCATTCTCATCGAATCCTTGCCCGCGCACACGATCCAATGGGGAAAGAAGCTCGCCGGTGTCGCGGCGCTAGGCTTCGGCCGCCACGAGCTGACATTCGCCGACGGGTCGACGGTCAGCACCGAACTCCTCGTCGGCGCGGACGGCGCCTGGTCGAAGGTCCGGCCGCTGCTGTCGGACGCAAAGCCCGAATATGTCGGCGCGTCGTTCATCGAGACCTATCTGTACGACGCCGACGTGCGGCATCCCGCGGCGGCCGAAGCGGCGGGCAGCGGCGCGCTGTTCGCGCTCGCCCCGGGAAAGGGGATTTCAGCGCATCGCGAGGCGGGGGGCGTTCTTCACACCTATGTCCAGCTGAAGCGGCCCGCCGCGTGGTTCACCGGCATCGACTTCAGCGACGCCCGCGCCGCGAGCGCCCGCATCGCCGCCGAGTTCGACGGGTGGGCGCCAGCGCTCACCGCGCTCATCACCGACGGCGAAACCCCGCCGGTCCTGCGCACCATCAACGCGCTGCCGAACAGCCACCGATGGGACCGCGTGCCCGGGGTGACCCTGTTGGGCGACGCCGCGCACCTGGCGCCGCCGGCCGGCGAAGGCGCGAACCTGGCAATGTTCGACGGCGCGGAACTGGCAAAGGCGATCGCCGCGCATCCCGATGACATCGAAGTGGCACTTACCGCCTACGAGGCGGCGATGTTCCCGCGCAGCGAAGCGGAAGCCGTCGATGCACACCAGATCCTCGATCTCTGCATCGGCGAGCGGGCGCCGTTCGGACTGGTCGACTTCTTCGCCCGCGCGTCGAAAGGGGAGACCAAGGGAGCCGCGCGGTCCTGA
- a CDS encoding GNAT family N-acetyltransferase, giving the protein MAERRVGQAQGYCYDDTLSWCNEVANSDNELLACAFLNEHPVGVALLVECDLQSHDYWRPWLSSLYVPVEHRGKRIGEALMSAICAAAKNGGSSDLYLYAATGWLTAYYTRFGWRSVERIEESGNMFEVMKKQL; this is encoded by the coding sequence ATGGCTGAGCGCCGAGTGGGCCAAGCACAGGGCTATTGTTACGACGACACTCTTTCCTGGTGCAACGAGGTTGCAAACAGTGACAATGAACTGTTGGCATGCGCCTTTCTAAACGAGCACCCGGTTGGCGTTGCATTGCTGGTTGAGTGTGACCTGCAATCCCATGACTATTGGCGACCTTGGCTATCAAGTCTCTACGTGCCCGTGGAGCATCGGGGCAAGAGAATTGGCGAGGCCTTGATGTCAGCCATATGCGCAGCGGCGAAGAATGGCGGGTCGTCAGATCTGTATCTCTATGCGGCCACCGGCTGGCTAACAGCATACTACACCAGGTTTGGTTGGCGCTCGGTTGAGAGGATAGAGGAGTCTGGGAATATGTTCGAGGTGATGAAGAAGCAGCTATAG
- the map gene encoding type I methionyl aminopeptidase codes for MTKQPRELALLAESGRLLASVFGLLDRTSLAGMSTLQVNEMVEQFIVGDLQARPASKGQYGYGFVLNSSVNDVVCHGVPSQSNVLRDGDIVNFDITLEKNGYIADSSKTYLVGAVNPAARRQVQTTYEAMWMGIRAVRPGARLGDIGWAIERHAKRNGYSVVREFCGHGIGREMHEEPQVLHCGKPGTGLALREGMVFTIEPMLNRGRRSVRTEADGWTVVTRDGSLSAQFEHTVAVTASGVSVLTLRPDELASGPRP; via the coding sequence ATGACGAAGCAGCCTCGGGAACTGGCGTTGCTGGCCGAATCCGGGCGGCTGCTGGCGTCCGTGTTCGGCCTGCTCGATCGTACCTCGCTCGCCGGCATGTCGACGCTCCAGGTCAATGAGATGGTCGAGCAGTTCATCGTCGGCGATCTCCAGGCCCGACCCGCGAGCAAGGGCCAATATGGCTATGGCTTTGTGTTGAATTCCTCTGTGAACGATGTGGTCTGCCACGGCGTCCCATCGCAATCGAACGTGCTTCGGGACGGCGACATCGTCAATTTCGACATCACGCTTGAGAAAAACGGCTATATCGCGGATTCCAGCAAAACCTATCTGGTTGGCGCGGTAAATCCAGCCGCCAGGAGGCAGGTCCAGACCACCTACGAAGCCATGTGGATGGGCATCCGGGCGGTTCGTCCGGGCGCGCGGCTCGGAGACATTGGCTGGGCGATCGAACGACATGCCAAGCGCAACGGCTATTCCGTGGTGCGTGAATTTTGCGGCCACGGCATCGGCCGGGAGATGCACGAGGAACCGCAGGTTCTGCACTGCGGCAAGCCGGGAACCGGCCTCGCGCTGCGTGAAGGCATGGTCTTCACCATCGAGCCTATGCTCAATCGGGGCCGACGCAGTGTGAGAACCGAGGCTGACGGCTGGACTGTCGTGACGAGAGACGGCTCGCTTTCCGCGCAGTTCGAGCACACCGTTGCCGTTACGGCTTCCGGCGTGTCGGTGCTGACGCTGCGTCCTGACGAACTGGCTTCGGGGCCGCGCCCCTGA
- a CDS encoding ParD-like family protein, which produces MGIVNIDDDLHDLLRRASKVSCRSINAQAAYWIKVGMLCETNPTLSFTEIIKRELGSAGVSAQPLAEA; this is translated from the coding sequence ATGGGCATTGTGAACATAGATGATGATCTGCACGATCTGCTGCGCAGGGCGAGCAAGGTATCGTGTCGTTCGATCAATGCGCAGGCCGCCTACTGGATCAAGGTCGGCATGCTCTGCGAGACCAATCCGACGCTCAGCTTCACCGAGATAATCAAGCGCGAGCTTGGTTCCGCAGGTGTTTCGGCTCAACCACTTGCCGAAGCATGA